One genomic segment of Bacteroides caccae includes these proteins:
- a CDS encoding RagB/SusD family nutrient uptake outer membrane protein, translating to MKKIQLFILNCLIIALSSCDSFLDIVPDDIATIDNAFTMRAQAEKYLFTCYYYLPAHGLLEANPAIAGGDELYITESFRSAAHVHAWYISHNMQSSARPRCDYWTGADQQNNKSLYQGISDCNIFLENIQKVPDMTQAEKDRWAAEVRFLKVYYHYWLIRMYGPIPIMDRNIPVNASEDEVKVFRSTIDECFDYVINSLTEIINSNHLPDKIMNEAEELGRITQGIAMAIKAEVMVTAASPLFNGNADYKGYTDSRGIELFNPNKSEQAKKQRWIDAAEACRQAIDFLKAQGHDLYKYTSLEYTISDQTRAKMNIRNIVTEKWNQEIIWANSNSIIGQLQDHAIPRGLEPGKEGNASVGGNLAVPLKIADLFYTKNGVPITEDKTWNYDDRFELRKATANDKYFIKEGYTTANLNFDREVRYYASLGFDGAVWFGQGVTDETKPIYVQCKQGQSAANQIANSWNETGIWPKKLVHFKSVVGQTSGFTKITYPFPVMRLGNLYLLYAEALNESGATKTDVLTWVDLIRERAGLKGVEESWDTYTNNKKYETIDGRREIIQQERGIELAFEAQRFWDLRRWKLAFQEQNKPITGWNTQYSTNEDYYTEQLIYTQEFRIRNYFWPILDKELYSNKNLVQNYGW from the coding sequence ATGAAAAAAATACAACTGTTTATATTAAATTGTTTGATTATCGCTTTATCTTCATGTGATTCATTCTTGGATATTGTTCCGGATGATATTGCTACAATCGATAATGCATTTACAATGAGGGCACAGGCAGAGAAATATTTGTTTACCTGTTATTATTATCTTCCGGCTCATGGCCTGTTGGAGGCAAATCCGGCAATTGCCGGTGGTGACGAACTGTATATTACGGAGTCTTTTCGTAGTGCAGCACACGTACATGCATGGTATATTTCACATAATATGCAAAGTTCGGCAAGACCACGCTGTGATTATTGGACCGGAGCCGATCAACAGAATAACAAATCATTGTATCAAGGAATCAGTGACTGTAACATCTTTCTGGAGAATATTCAGAAGGTACCTGATATGACACAAGCAGAGAAAGACCGTTGGGCGGCAGAAGTACGTTTCTTGAAAGTCTATTACCATTATTGGCTGATTAGAATGTATGGACCAATTCCTATTATGGATCGGAATATTCCGGTAAATGCAAGTGAGGATGAAGTAAAGGTTTTTAGGAGTACTATAGACGAATGCTTTGATTATGTAATCAATTCTTTAACCGAGATTATCAACAGTAATCATTTGCCTGATAAGATAATGAATGAGGCTGAAGAGTTGGGACGAATTACTCAAGGAATTGCAATGGCAATAAAAGCCGAAGTGATGGTAACTGCTGCCAGTCCTTTATTTAATGGAAATGCTGATTATAAAGGATATACTGATTCCAGAGGTATTGAACTATTCAATCCGAATAAATCGGAACAGGCCAAAAAACAGCGTTGGATAGATGCTGCGGAAGCTTGTAGGCAGGCTATTGATTTTCTGAAAGCTCAGGGACATGATTTATATAAATATACTTCTCTTGAATACACAATATCCGATCAGACCCGTGCGAAAATGAATATTCGTAACATTGTGACGGAAAAGTGGAATCAAGAAATTATTTGGGCTAATTCAAATAGTATTATCGGACAGTTACAGGATCATGCTATTCCACGTGGATTGGAACCGGGAAAAGAAGGAAATGCGAGTGTTGGTGGTAATTTGGCTGTCCCTCTAAAAATAGCAGATTTGTTTTATACAAAAAATGGAGTTCCTATTACAGAAGATAAGACATGGAATTATGATGATCGTTTTGAATTGAGAAAAGCAACAGCTAATGATAAGTACTTTATCAAGGAAGGGTATACAACAGCTAATCTGAATTTTGACAGAGAAGTACGCTATTACGCAAGTTTAGGATTTGATGGTGCAGTCTGGTTCGGGCAGGGAGTGACAGATGAGACGAAACCGATTTATGTGCAATGTAAACAAGGACAGTCTGCTGCCAATCAGATTGCGAATTCATGGAATGAAACAGGTATATGGCCTAAAAAACTAGTTCATTTTAAGAGTGTGGTAGGGCAGACCAGTGGTTTTACTAAGATTACATATCCGTTCCCGGTGATGAGATTGGGTAACTTATATCTGTTGTATGCTGAAGCTTTGAATGAAAGTGGTGCTACTAAAACTGATGTTCTGACTTGGGTCGATTTGATCAGAGAAAGAGCAGGACTGAAAGGTGTGGAAGAAAGCTGGGATACATATACGAACAATAAGAAATATGAAACAATAGATGGCAGACGTGAGATCATACAACAGGAACGTGGAATTGAATTGGCATTCGAAGCACAGAGATTTTGGGACTTACGTAGATGGAAATTGGCATTTCAGGAACAGAATAAGCCGATAACTGGTTGGAATACTCAGTATAGCACAAATGAAGATTACTATACAGAACAATTGATTTATACTCAAGAGTTTAGAATAAGAAACTATTTCTGGCCGATTTTAGATAAGGAACTATATTCGAATAAAAACCTGGTACAGAATTATGGTTGGTAA
- a CDS encoding SusC/RagA family TonB-linked outer membrane protein, with amino-acid sequence MKTKTRDLSTCLKRRLWIVGVCLTTFSFLSVSVAYAVSDNQTVQQQKKGMVIKGKVLGTDGEPIIGASVLVKGSTTGVVTDLDGNYTLSNVSKGAILEFSYVGYVKLTKTVGNETTINAILYEDSQMLEGVEVVAFGTQKKESVIGAISTVKVAELKTPSSNLTNALAGRIAGVISYQRTGEPGVDDASFFVRGVTTFGYKKDPLILIDGIELTSTDLARLQPDDIASFSIMKDATATALYGARGANGVILVKTKEGQKGKARLSLRVENSISTPTQEIELADPVTYMRLHNEAYLTRNPLAPLMYSEEKIDNTVPGAGSVIYPATDWRKELLKDFTMNQRVNLNITGGGDVARYYVAASYSQDNGILEVDKNSNFNNNIKQRVYTLRSNVNINATKTTELIVRLSGVFDDYNGPLYGGSAMYNLIMKSNPVLFPAKYPKDEAHTYTKHTLFGNAENGQYLNPYAEMVRGYKESGRSNLSAQFEVKQDLKFLTEGLSARLLFNTSRISSYDVSRKLNPYYYKMTNYDYLTGDYAIDIINPDDGSEYLIYDPGGKSITANMYIEAALNYNRDFGKHGVGGLLVYQLRNNLQPNAGSLQASLPYRNVGLSGRFTYAYNNRYFAEFNFGYNGSERFHKSKRFGFFPSAGLAWVVSNESFWDPFKDVVSKLKLRASYGIVGNDAIGSGRFLYLSDINMNDSKYGANFGYNYDYHRDGISVKRYSDPEITWEKSAKTNFALEFTLFNDLNVTAEYYTERRKSILQQRTSIPASMGLWVQPYANLGEAKGHGVDLSLDYNKYFANKSWLQLRGNFTYATSEYMVYEDYEYPGAWWKQKVGYPTNQTWGYIAEGLFVDDNEVANSPVQFGEYGAGDIKYRDVNKDGKITDLDQVPIGYPKEPEIVYGFGASYGYKNWDISVFFQGLARESFWIDYNNVSPFFNTVDTKVVGNRVGHNALAKFIADSHWSEDNRDAYAVWPRLSPTSIENNSKTSTWFMRDGSFLRLKQLEIGYTIPEKVTNKVGIKNLRFYVTGNNLLCFSKFKLWDPEMAGSGLGYPVQRVYNIGLNLTF; translated from the coding sequence ATGAAAACAAAAACAAGAGATCTAAGCACATGCTTAAAAAGGCGGTTGTGGATTGTAGGTGTATGTCTGACGACCTTTTCTTTTCTTTCTGTATCTGTTGCATATGCAGTCAGTGATAATCAGACTGTCCAGCAGCAAAAAAAAGGAATGGTGATTAAAGGTAAGGTTTTGGGTACAGACGGTGAACCTATTATCGGTGCATCTGTATTGGTGAAAGGCTCTACTACTGGAGTTGTTACTGATTTGGATGGTAACTATACACTGTCTAACGTTTCTAAAGGAGCTATTTTGGAATTTAGTTATGTAGGTTATGTAAAGCTGACTAAAACCGTAGGAAATGAAACAACCATAAATGCAATTCTGTATGAGGACTCTCAGATGTTGGAGGGAGTTGAGGTTGTGGCTTTTGGTACACAGAAAAAGGAGAGTGTTATTGGTGCTATTTCAACCGTGAAAGTGGCGGAACTGAAAACACCCTCCAGTAATCTTACGAATGCACTTGCCGGGCGTATTGCAGGAGTAATCTCTTATCAGAGAACTGGTGAACCGGGGGTGGATGACGCCTCTTTCTTTGTTCGCGGTGTTACAACTTTCGGATATAAAAAAGATCCGTTGATTTTGATTGACGGCATTGAGTTAACTTCTACCGATCTGGCTCGTTTACAGCCAGATGACATCGCCAGCTTTTCTATTATGAAGGATGCTACTGCTACCGCTCTTTACGGTGCCCGTGGTGCAAATGGTGTGATTCTGGTGAAAACCAAAGAAGGTCAGAAGGGAAAAGCACGGTTAAGCTTAAGAGTTGAGAACTCAATATCCACTCCGACTCAAGAGATAGAATTGGCAGATCCTGTTACTTATATGCGTCTGCACAATGAGGCCTATTTAACTCGTAATCCGTTGGCGCCGTTGATGTATTCTGAGGAAAAAATAGACAATACTGTACCGGGGGCGGGATCTGTAATTTATCCGGCTACGGATTGGAGAAAGGAATTATTAAAAGATTTTACGATGAACCAGCGCGTCAACCTGAATATTACAGGTGGTGGTGATGTCGCACGTTACTATGTGGCAGCTTCGTATAGTCAAGACAATGGTATTCTGGAGGTTGATAAGAACAGTAATTTTAATAATAATATCAAACAGAGAGTTTATACTCTTCGTTCTAATGTGAATATCAACGCTACCAAGACAACAGAATTGATTGTCCGTCTAAGTGGTGTGTTCGATGATTATAACGGACCGTTATATGGTGGTTCGGCTATGTACAATCTGATTATGAAGAGTAATCCGGTATTGTTTCCCGCTAAATATCCCAAAGATGAAGCTCATACATACACGAAACATACTTTATTTGGTAATGCTGAAAATGGACAATATTTGAATCCGTATGCAGAAATGGTAAGAGGATATAAAGAATCCGGCCGTTCTAATTTGAGTGCGCAGTTTGAAGTGAAACAGGATCTGAAATTCTTGACGGAAGGTTTATCGGCACGCTTGTTGTTTAATACTTCCCGTATCTCCAGTTATGATGTTTCACGTAAACTGAATCCATATTATTATAAGATGACTAATTATGATTATCTGACCGGTGATTATGCCATTGATATCATTAATCCGGATGACGGTTCGGAATATCTGATTTATGATCCGGGTGGTAAGAGTATTACGGCTAATATGTATATAGAGGCTGCATTGAATTATAATCGTGATTTCGGAAAACATGGAGTAGGCGGATTATTAGTCTATCAGTTGAGAAATAACCTTCAGCCGAATGCAGGCTCGCTTCAGGCATCTCTGCCTTACCGCAATGTCGGTTTATCGGGGCGTTTCACTTATGCATATAATAATCGTTATTTTGCAGAGTTCAACTTCGGGTATAATGGTTCCGAACGCTTCCATAAAAGTAAACGGTTCGGTTTCTTCCCTTCTGCCGGTTTGGCATGGGTTGTTTCTAATGAGTCTTTTTGGGATCCATTTAAAGATGTAGTATCCAAGTTGAAATTGAGAGCGTCTTATGGTATTGTTGGTAATGATGCTATCGGAAGCGGGCGTTTCCTGTATTTGTCGGATATCAATATGAATGATAGTAAGTATGGGGCAAACTTCGGATATAATTATGATTATCATCGGGATGGTATTTCGGTAAAGCGATATTCTGATCCTGAAATTACATGGGAAAAGTCTGCTAAAACAAACTTTGCACTTGAGTTCACTTTATTTAATGATTTGAATGTGACGGCAGAGTATTATACGGAACGCCGTAAGAGTATTTTGCAACAACGAACTTCGATCCCGGCATCTATGGGACTTTGGGTACAACCTTATGCAAACTTGGGAGAGGCCAAGGGGCACGGAGTTGACTTATCGTTAGATTATAATAAATATTTCGCCAATAAATCATGGTTGCAGTTGAGAGGAAACTTTACTTATGCGACAAGTGAATATATGGTGTATGAGGATTATGAATATCCGGGAGCATGGTGGAAACAGAAAGTGGGTTATCCAACTAATCAGACTTGGGGATATATAGCAGAAGGTCTATTTGTTGACGACAATGAAGTGGCTAATTCTCCTGTGCAATTTGGAGAATATGGTGCAGGTGATATTAAGTATCGTGATGTGAACAAGGATGGTAAGATTACTGATCTCGATCAGGTACCTATCGGATATCCGAAAGAACCGGAAATTGTATATGGTTTTGGTGCCTCTTATGGATATAAGAATTGGGATATATCAGTGTTTTTCCAAGGATTGGCTAGAGAATCATTTTGGATTGATTATAATAATGTATCTCCATTTTTTAACACGGTTGATACAAAAGTTGTAGGTAATAGAGTTGGGCATAATGCACTTGCAAAGTTTATTGCAGATAGTCATTGGTCGGAGGATAATAGAGATGCTTATGCGGTATGGCCGAGATTAAGCCCGACTTCTATTGAGAATAACAGTAAAACGAGTACTTGGTTTATGCGGGATGGTTCGTTCTTGCGTTTAAAACAATTGGAGATTGGTTATACTATTCCTGAAAAAGTGACTAATAAAGTAGGAATCAAGAACCTTCGATTCTATGTTACAGGAAACAATCTATTATGCTTTAGTAAATTTAAACTTTGGGATCCTGAAATGGCAGGTTCCGGCTTAGGTTATCCTGTACAGCGTGTGTATAATATAGGACTAAATTTAACTTTCTAA
- a CDS encoding hybrid sensor histidine kinase/response regulator transcription factor, with the protein MKKIIITFISLIIGILSRAQTVNEHYYFKNLSSQNGLSQNTVSAILQDSKGFMWFGTKDGLDRYDGVSFRHFKYDRNNPRSLGNNFVTSLYEDIEGNIWVGTDVGVYIYYPEKDTFRHFVEQSDKNTRVERAVAMISGDSQGRVWIAAEAQNLFCYDLKKQTLRNYILTDHPLVSTNVKCLTVDNSGTIWIGFYGDGLFYSKDELKTLHPYISPIDNEETYNNDVVSEILPGAYNCLYIGSLKGGVKELNLTSGKLRDLLLKDEDNESIYCRTLLFATDNELWIGTESGAYIYNLRTGKYTHLRSSEYDPYSLSDNAIYSFCKDREDGIWIGSYFGGVNYYPRSYTHFEKYYPKGEENSLHGKRVREFCRDNYGVLWIGTEDGGLNRFNLNTKEFSFFAPSAGFTNIHGLCLVDDKLWVGTFSKGLKIIDTRTGTVLKTYQKNSSPRSLIDNSIFAICRTATGDIYLGTMFGLVKYNKQSDDFDRIPELNGKFVYDIKEDSGGNIWLATYANGAYCYNVNDRKWKNYVHDEKDTTSLSYNKVSSIFEDSYHRIWLTTQGGGFCLFHPESETFTSYNSTDGLPSDVVYQIVEDKDGQLWLTTNNGLVYFQPKTETMKVYTTANGLLGDQFNYRSSFEDENGMIYFGGIDGFIAFNPKSFSENKNLPTVVITDFLLFNKEVYADEPNSPLEKNITFSDKIVLRADQNSFSFRISALGYQAPGMNKLMYKLEGFDNEWLSIGESPLITYANLRYGDYIFRVKAANDNGVWNNNEISLSIRILPPFYLSIWAYCIYILLIIGCSVYLILYLKRRSNRKHHRQMEKFEQEKEREIYYAKIDFFTNVAHEIRTPLTLINGPLENILLKKTVDPEIREDLNIMKQNTERLLSLTNQLLDFRKTESQGFRLNFAECNVTEVLKETYNRFTSLARQRELDFVLNVAEQDFYAHVNKEAFTKIVSNLLNNAVKYAETYVHVFLEMNGIGEKRMFYIRTVNDGVIIPNEMKEEIFKPFVRFNEKEDGKVTTGTGIGLALSRSLAELHQGSLMMLEGEEANVFCLSLPVEQDSVIKLTSEYKSVEEENVVERRTELADSRGDKPVVLVADDNPDMLSFIVRQLESNYVVVTANDGVEALKVLDNQEVSLVVSDVVMPRMDGFELCKLIKSKLDYSHIPVILLTAKTNIQSKIEGLELGADAYIEKPFSVGYLQACIANLINSREKLRQAFAQSPFVAANTMALTKADEEFMKKLNEIIQNNLHNPDFSMDDIVDSLNMSRSNFYRKIKGVLDLSPNEYLRLERLKRAAQLLKEGNGRVNEICYMVGFNSPSYFSKCFQKQFGVLPKEFAG; encoded by the coding sequence ATGAAAAAAATTATAATAACGTTTATTTCTTTAATAATTGGAATTCTTAGCCGTGCACAAACGGTTAATGAACATTATTATTTTAAGAATCTTAGTAGCCAGAATGGGTTGTCACAAAACACAGTCAGTGCTATCTTGCAGGACTCGAAAGGTTTTATGTGGTTTGGTACGAAAGATGGATTAGATCGATATGATGGGGTATCTTTCCGGCATTTTAAGTACGATAGAAACAATCCGAGAAGTCTGGGCAATAATTTTGTGACTTCTCTTTATGAAGATATCGAAGGTAATATCTGGGTAGGGACTGATGTGGGAGTCTATATCTATTATCCGGAGAAAGATACTTTTCGTCATTTTGTAGAACAGAGTGACAAAAACACAAGGGTGGAACGAGCCGTTGCTATGATTTCAGGAGACAGTCAGGGAAGGGTATGGATAGCTGCAGAGGCGCAAAACTTGTTTTGTTATGATTTGAAAAAGCAAACCTTGAGAAACTATATTCTGACCGATCATCCATTGGTCTCTACCAATGTGAAATGCCTGACGGTTGATAATAGTGGTACTATCTGGATTGGCTTCTACGGTGACGGATTGTTTTATTCGAAAGATGAGTTGAAAACTCTTCATCCTTATATATCACCTATTGATAATGAGGAAACTTATAATAATGACGTTGTGAGCGAAATACTCCCGGGAGCATACAATTGTTTATATATTGGTTCTTTAAAAGGAGGAGTGAAAGAATTGAATCTGACTTCGGGTAAATTACGGGATTTGTTGTTGAAAGATGAAGATAATGAATCCATCTATTGTCGGACATTACTTTTTGCTACGGATAATGAGTTATGGATAGGTACAGAAAGCGGAGCTTATATTTATAATCTCCGTACGGGGAAGTATACGCACTTGCGTAGTTCTGAGTATGATCCCTATTCTTTGTCTGATAATGCAATTTATTCTTTTTGCAAAGACCGTGAAGATGGTATATGGATCGGTTCGTATTTTGGCGGAGTAAACTATTATCCGCGCTCGTATACCCATTTTGAGAAATATTATCCGAAAGGAGAGGAAAATAGTCTGCATGGTAAGCGGGTACGTGAATTTTGTCGTGATAACTATGGTGTGTTATGGATTGGTACGGAAGATGGCGGGTTGAACCGTTTTAATTTGAATACAAAAGAATTTTCTTTTTTTGCTCCTAGTGCGGGATTTACCAATATACATGGGTTATGTTTAGTGGACGATAAACTTTGGGTTGGCACATTCTCTAAAGGATTGAAGATTATAGATACCCGTACAGGGACTGTTTTGAAGACATATCAGAAGAACAGCTCTCCCCGTTCTTTGATTGATAATAGTATTTTTGCAATTTGTAGAACCGCTACAGGTGACATCTACTTAGGAACGATGTTCGGACTGGTCAAATATAATAAGCAATCGGACGATTTTGACCGTATACCGGAATTGAATGGGAAGTTTGTATATGATATAAAGGAAGATTCCGGTGGTAATATCTGGTTGGCAACTTATGCTAATGGTGCTTATTGTTATAATGTGAACGATCGGAAATGGAAAAACTATGTGCATGATGAAAAAGATACCACAAGTCTTTCATATAATAAGGTTTCTAGTATTTTTGAAGATTCCTATCACCGGATTTGGTTAACAACTCAGGGAGGAGGTTTTTGCTTATTTCATCCGGAGTCAGAGACGTTTACTAGTTATAACTCAACTGACGGACTACCTAGCGATGTTGTTTATCAGATTGTAGAGGATAAAGATGGACAGCTGTGGCTAACAACTAACAATGGACTTGTCTATTTTCAGCCAAAAACTGAAACGATGAAAGTATACACTACTGCCAATGGTCTGTTGGGTGATCAGTTTAACTATCGGTCCAGTTTTGAAGATGAAAATGGAATGATTTATTTTGGTGGAATTGATGGTTTTATAGCTTTTAATCCTAAAAGCTTCTCGGAGAATAAGAATCTTCCCACAGTAGTGATTACAGATTTCTTGCTGTTTAATAAAGAAGTGTATGCAGATGAACCTAATTCGCCTTTGGAAAAGAATATCACTTTTTCTGATAAGATAGTACTCCGGGCTGATCAGAATTCATTTTCTTTCCGCATCTCGGCTCTTGGTTATCAAGCTCCCGGAATGAATAAACTGATGTATAAATTGGAAGGGTTTGATAATGAGTGGTTATCTATCGGTGAGAGTCCGTTGATAACCTATGCTAATCTGCGTTATGGTGATTATATATTTCGGGTGAAAGCTGCAAATGACAATGGCGTTTGGAATAATAATGAAATCTCGTTGAGCATCCGGATTTTACCTCCTTTCTATCTGTCAATTTGGGCTTATTGCATTTATATACTTTTGATTATTGGATGTTCCGTTTATTTGATTCTTTATTTAAAACGCCGTAGTAATAGAAAACATCATCGGCAAATGGAGAAATTTGAGCAGGAGAAGGAACGTGAAATATATTATGCGAAAATAGATTTCTTTACGAATGTAGCTCATGAGATACGTACTCCTTTGACGTTGATTAATGGTCCTCTGGAGAATATTCTTCTGAAAAAGACGGTGGATCCTGAGATACGGGAGGATTTGAATATCATGAAACAGAATACGGAACGGTTGTTAAGTTTGACGAACCAGTTGCTGGATTTCCGTAAAACAGAGAGTCAGGGATTCCGCTTGAACTTTGCCGAGTGTAATGTTACTGAGGTACTGAAAGAAACTTATAACCGTTTTACATCTTTGGCGAGACAGAGAGAACTGGACTTTGTATTGAATGTAGCCGAACAGGACTTCTATGCACATGTCAATAAGGAAGCATTTACTAAGATTGTTAGTAATTTGTTGAATAATGCTGTGAAATATGCAGAAACATATGTACATGTGTTTTTGGAAATGAACGGGATAGGAGAAAAGAGGATGTTTTATATTCGTACAGTGAATGATGGCGTTATCATCCCGAATGAAATGAAAGAGGAAATCTTTAAACCTTTTGTCCGTTTCAATGAAAAAGAAGATGGTAAAGTTACCACAGGAACAGGAATCGGATTAGCTCTCTCACGTTCATTAGCTGAATTACATCAGGGAAGTTTGATGATGTTGGAAGGTGAAGAGGCAAATGTGTTCTGTCTGTCGCTTCCTGTGGAACAGGATAGTGTAATAAAGCTGACTTCGGAATATAAATCCGTAGAAGAGGAGAATGTGGTGGAACGGCGGACGGAACTAGCGGACAGCAGGGGAGACAAACCGGTAGTGTTGGTAGCGGATGATAATCCGGATATGTTGTCTTTCATTGTTCGTCAGTTGGAAAGTAATTATGTCGTTGTGACTGCCAATGATGGTGTGGAAGCATTGAAAGTATTGGATAATCAGGAGGTTTCATTAGTGGTAAGTGATGTTGTTATGCCTCGTATGGATGGATTTGAATTGTGCAAGTTGATAAAGTCTAAATTGGATTATAGTCATATTCCGGTGATTTTGCTTACTGCTAAAACGAATATTCAATCAAAGATAGAAGGGTTGGAATTAGGGGCAGATGCATATATTGAAAAACCTTTTTCTGTTGGGTATTTACAGGCTTGCATCGCCAATCTGATCAATAGTCGTGAAAAGTTGCGGCAAGCTTTTGCCCAATCTCCTTTTGTTGCAGCTAATACGATGGCTTTGACAAAAGCTGATGAGGAGTTTATGAAAAAGCTGAATGAAATCATTCAGAATAATTTGCATAATCCGGATTTTAGTATGGATGATATAGTAGACTCTTTAAATATGAGTCGTTCTAATTTCTATAGGAAAATTAAAGGTGTACTTGATTTAAGTCCGAATGAATATCTACGGTTGGAAAGATTGAAACGGGCTGCTCAGTTATTGAAAGAGGGAAATGGGCGGGTAAATGAAATTTGTTATATGGTAGGCTTTAATTCTCCTTCCTATTTCTCTAAATGTTTTCAAAAGCAATTTGGTGTACTCCCTAAGGAGTTTGCCGGTTAA